One Undibacter mobilis genomic region harbors:
- a CDS encoding amino acid ABC transporter permease: protein MLDIIGPFFRRLHETTGLNFNVFYDRYEYDRFLTGASNSLQLIFWTLLLSLVIGVLGAWAQNARSRVVRVVMGAYIQAFRNTPPMIQLLFFFFGLGTLTPTVDMGGYSQPLISSYAWAIISLGIFGGAFNVEIFRSGLEAVPESTLDAAESLCFSRWQTYLYVTLPLAVRISLPALTNNLVSLAKTTSLAYVIAVPEMTYVLNQVWSDNVNVPEMMLLLFLFYIVVVTALASVLHFIERRAALPGYGQ from the coding sequence GTGCTTGATATCATCGGACCATTCTTCCGGCGGCTTCATGAGACGACGGGTCTGAACTTCAACGTTTTCTACGATCGCTACGAATACGATCGCTTTCTGACGGGAGCGTCCAATTCGCTGCAGCTTATCTTCTGGACGCTGCTGCTCTCTCTCGTGATCGGTGTACTTGGCGCTTGGGCCCAGAACGCCAGAAGCCGGGTCGTGCGTGTGGTGATGGGCGCCTATATCCAGGCTTTTCGCAATACCCCGCCCATGATCCAGCTGCTGTTCTTCTTCTTCGGATTGGGAACGCTTACGCCGACTGTCGATATGGGTGGTTATTCGCAGCCACTGATCTCGTCTTATGCCTGGGCAATCATCTCGCTGGGGATATTTGGCGGCGCATTCAACGTTGAGATATTCCGATCGGGTCTCGAGGCTGTGCCTGAATCCACCTTGGACGCCGCTGAAAGCCTCTGCTTCTCGCGCTGGCAGACTTATCTCTACGTGACATTGCCTTTGGCGGTCAGGATCAGCTTGCCGGCCCTGACCAACAACCTCGTGAGTCTAGCCAAGACAACTTCGCTGGCTTACGTGATCGCCGTTCCGGAGATGACTTACGTCCTCAATCAGGTCTGGTCGGACAATGTCAACGTCCCGGAAATGATGCTTTTGCTGTTCCTGTTTTATATCGTTGTGGTGACAGCGTTGGCCAGTGTTCTGCACTTCATTGAGCGCAGAGCCGCCCTGCCGGGGTATGGTCAATGA
- a CDS encoding transporter substrate-binding domain-containing protein: MISSSRKKHLVALTAAFLGSIAVLSAGPAQADRLKEILDRGTVRVGVQGAFKPWSFPAPDGTLQGIEVDLAKSVAEALGVKFEPVVITSANRMQMLQQSKIDLIIGGMYDTAERRKIVGIIEPSYWTSGPTLLAKKGVIKDWKDIADKPVCGKQGNAYNKMIETDLKAKLTAFAGNTEGKEALRSGKCIAWAYDDVSIMADLEVPEWKDYEMPVSTLYNNPWAAAVPIEEVNKGWGVFMAGMAYRWQAEGKLIELAKKWNVKPSAWFAEQEKKHSWDRAYLTPKN, translated from the coding sequence ATGATATCATCAAGCAGGAAGAAGCATCTTGTCGCACTGACCGCCGCGTTCTTGGGTTCGATCGCGGTCCTGTCCGCCGGACCCGCGCAGGCCGACCGCCTCAAGGAGATCCTCGATCGGGGTACGGTGAGGGTCGGCGTTCAGGGCGCGTTTAAGCCCTGGTCGTTTCCGGCGCCGGACGGCACGCTGCAGGGCATCGAAGTCGATCTCGCCAAGAGCGTTGCAGAAGCGCTTGGCGTGAAATTCGAACCGGTCGTTATCACCTCCGCCAACCGCATGCAGATGCTGCAGCAGAGCAAGATCGATCTGATCATCGGCGGCATGTACGACACTGCCGAGCGCCGCAAGATCGTCGGCATCATTGAGCCGTCCTATTGGACCTCCGGGCCAACCCTGCTCGCCAAGAAGGGCGTCATCAAGGACTGGAAGGACATCGCGGATAAGCCGGTCTGCGGCAAGCAGGGCAACGCTTACAACAAGATGATCGAGACCGATCTGAAGGCGAAGCTGACCGCATTCGCCGGCAACACCGAAGGCAAGGAAGCACTGCGTAGCGGCAAATGCATTGCCTGGGCCTACGATGACGTCAGTATCATGGCCGATCTCGAGGTGCCGGAATGGAAAGATTACGAGATGCCGGTTTCGACGCTCTACAACAACCCCTGGGCTGCGGCCGTCCCGATTGAGGAAGTGAACAAGGGATGGGGCGTGTTCATGGCCGGCATGGCCTATCGCTGGCAGGCTGAAGGCAAGCTCATCGAGCTTGCCAAGAAGTGGAACGTCAAGCCGAGCGCCTGGTTCGCAGAACAGGAGAAGAAGCATAGCTGGGATCGCGCCTACCTGACGCCGAAGAACTGA
- a CDS encoding amino acid ABC transporter permease yields MKPRAFSLDPSRLTPTRPLSYISWRYGVCLVGALALSLVSAWAQTTVAGRPSAIETLGIWLPFILRGFVLNLLMSFAAMALATVLGIGLGLMQISLLRPIRAPSRFITHLLRNSPWLVILFAIMYLLPAEVRLPGGVKILLPDWAKATVAFALPVMGNISEIVRGAVLSIPTGQWESAEGLAFTRSQTLRWIILPQCIRRAIPPWMNWYALLTLSTPMASIFSVHEAVANAQAGMEAAGARPDLLFPFYLFLLCLFFAYIYPIALWTRKLERQYAV; encoded by the coding sequence ATGAAACCACGCGCATTTTCCCTTGACCCGAGCCGCCTGACGCCCACGAGGCCGCTGTCCTATATCAGCTGGCGATACGGTGTGTGTCTGGTCGGAGCCCTTGCTCTTTCGCTGGTGTCGGCCTGGGCGCAAACAACCGTCGCTGGACGCCCCTCCGCAATCGAGACGCTGGGCATCTGGTTGCCCTTCATTCTTCGGGGTTTCGTTCTCAATCTGTTAATGAGCTTTGCGGCGATGGCGCTGGCGACTGTACTCGGGATTGGGCTGGGACTGATGCAGATCAGCCTGTTGCGGCCGATCCGAGCGCCGTCTCGCTTTATCACGCATCTCCTGCGCAACTCGCCCTGGCTCGTTATCCTGTTTGCCATCATGTATCTGCTTCCCGCGGAAGTGAGGTTGCCGGGAGGCGTCAAGATACTGCTTCCTGACTGGGCCAAGGCGACGGTCGCTTTTGCGCTGCCGGTGATGGGCAACATCAGTGAGATCGTTCGTGGGGCCGTGCTGTCCATTCCGACGGGCCAGTGGGAGTCGGCCGAAGGGCTTGCCTTCACCCGGTCGCAGACGCTGCGTTGGATTATCCTGCCGCAATGTATTCGTCGCGCCATCCCGCCTTGGATGAATTGGTACGCGCTGCTTACGCTTTCGACGCCGATGGCCTCGATCTTCAGTGTTCATGAGGCCGTTGCGAACGCGCAGGCTGGCATGGAGGCGGCGGGGGCCAGGCCCGACCTCCTCTTTCCGTTCTACCTGTTCCTGCTGTGCCTCTTCTTCGCCTACATCTATCCCATTGCCCTTTGGACGCGAAAGCTTGAGCGCCAGTATGCCGTCTGA
- a CDS encoding LysR substrate-binding domain-containing protein, giving the protein MNLLYFAAFRAVMLTGTVSAAAELLGRSQPAVSRLLDKLEAELGVPLFERRRGLVTPTSVARLLLDEIERAYVSLDSLKSFAARVAEGESSRIDTAIMPALALGFLPRLLAEFQKDWPKTKILMHVTVSARIEEWAASQQIDFGLAETPFRRSGFRIEHFSDTPYVAAVPSDHPLADKSRIEPADLVGVPFISWASVTSGGQLVAQAFRTCGVKYEPAFETTVSFVVHQMVRNGAGVGLIDPYTAISESDARVRIIPFTPTIPFNVALLRPESRPASRAVDALLDLLASQRDAALYSLPR; this is encoded by the coding sequence ATGAATCTACTCTACTTCGCGGCCTTCCGAGCTGTGATGCTGACAGGTACGGTGAGTGCAGCGGCGGAACTGCTGGGCCGCAGCCAACCCGCCGTAAGCCGGTTGTTGGATAAGCTGGAGGCCGAACTCGGCGTCCCGCTTTTTGAGCGTCGGCGCGGTTTAGTGACGCCGACCTCGGTCGCGCGGCTTCTCCTCGACGAGATCGAGCGAGCCTATGTCTCGCTCGATTCATTGAAGAGCTTCGCCGCCCGCGTTGCCGAGGGCGAAAGCAGCCGTATCGATACGGCGATCATGCCGGCTCTTGCTCTGGGTTTCCTGCCGCGATTGCTGGCGGAATTCCAGAAGGACTGGCCAAAGACCAAGATCCTCATGCACGTCACTGTATCGGCGCGCATCGAGGAATGGGCGGCTTCGCAGCAGATCGATTTTGGTTTGGCCGAGACACCTTTCCGGCGTTCCGGCTTCCGCATCGAGCATTTCAGTGACACGCCATATGTCGCTGCTGTTCCGTCTGATCACCCGCTCGCCGACAAATCGCGGATCGAGCCGGCCGACCTTGTCGGTGTGCCGTTCATTTCCTGGGCATCCGTAACTTCGGGCGGACAATTGGTGGCCCAGGCATTCCGCACCTGTGGCGTGAAGTACGAACCGGCCTTTGAGACCACTGTCTCCTTCGTGGTTCATCAAATGGTCCGAAATGGTGCGGGGGTCGGGCTGATCGATCCTTATACGGCCATCAGCGAAAGCGACGCGCGCGTCCGCATCATACCGTTCACGCCGACGATTCCTTTCAACGTCGCACTGCTGCGCCCCGAGTCTAGGCCCGCCAGCCGTGCCGTCGATGCGCTGCTCGATCTGCTCGCAAGCCAGCGCGACGCCGCCTTGTACAGTTTGCCGCGGTAG
- a CDS encoding amino acid ABC transporter ATP-binding protein, whose product MPSDQQKPDSSAPPLRGAPIVSLKDVHKAFGAFEVIKGISFDVSKGEVVCIIGPSGSGKSTLIRCINGLSPIQRGSITVQGQEVNDPKLDKLALRKKVGIVFQQYNLFPHKTALENVMMAPLKVLREPKAEVEARARALIAKVRLTGKEDAYPGQLSGGQQQRVAIARSLAMRPDVMLFDEVTAALDPETVKEVLVTIKELAADGMTCILVTHEMGFAREVADHIYFTDKGVIVEHGPPQEFFNQAKDPRTRQFLSQVLS is encoded by the coding sequence ATGCCGTCTGATCAGCAGAAACCCGACAGTTCTGCCCCGCCGTTACGGGGTGCGCCAATTGTCTCCTTGAAGGACGTCCACAAGGCATTCGGCGCCTTCGAGGTGATCAAGGGCATTAGCTTCGACGTCAGCAAAGGCGAGGTCGTTTGCATTATCGGGCCGTCGGGTTCGGGCAAGTCGACTCTGATCCGTTGCATCAACGGGTTGAGCCCGATCCAGCGCGGCTCGATTACGGTCCAAGGTCAAGAAGTCAACGACCCGAAGCTGGACAAGCTCGCCCTACGCAAGAAGGTCGGCATCGTCTTCCAGCAATACAATCTATTCCCGCACAAAACCGCGCTTGAGAACGTCATGATGGCGCCGCTGAAGGTTCTGCGGGAGCCGAAGGCGGAGGTGGAAGCGCGTGCCCGAGCCCTGATCGCTAAGGTGCGCCTCACCGGAAAAGAGGACGCCTATCCGGGGCAATTGTCCGGCGGTCAGCAACAGCGCGTGGCGATCGCACGAAGTCTCGCCATGCGGCCGGATGTGATGCTGTTCGATGAGGTTACAGCAGCGCTCGATCCGGAGACAGTCAAGGAAGTTTTGGTGACAATCAAGGAACTCGCGGCTGACGGTATGACCTGCATTCTCGTCACGCACGAAATGGGATTCGCGCGGGAGGTCGCCGACCACATCTACTTCACCGACAAGGGCGTCATCGTCGAGCACGGGCCGCCCCAGGAGTTCTTCAACCAAGCAAAGGATCCACGGACGCGGCAGTTTTTGAGCCAAGTCCTGTCCTGA
- a CDS encoding FAD-dependent oxidoreductase, which yields MTTHTDDVKGFDVVVIGGGINGTSAARELTAAGYSVLLAEQADLANGASSRSSRILHCGLRYFETQHPVRTFARSPTRFLAAVRMAKAAMESREELVRLQPERCKPFTMCFPLWRGDDIRSWHLDIGFALLGRLGPPSPPLDYRRVVDLERDIPFVADLRDRSRLTSVATYREYMIDWPDRICVDNALEAERNGAILRLFTRAALRERTSDGDWIVDLSARSGASEIVRAKVILNLAGSWIDNVRPVGQMANRPLVQGTKGAHIVVRLPDRYQGYGVATLHRGGMPFYCLPLEGDRFYFGPTETLFDDDADKARPTVEDVDFLLGEANHLLPGLSLQRKDVEFTWAGVRPLTFDPDQPMGRRTREIHDLTARGMPHVLAMTAGPVQSHMSAGRELHNAVARLLPASGRRVVVSQAPSRRVAAPGDCRAALAETYKTAVLHEHARDLCGILRTRTGHAWGRHVDRDVVDHAAQSVANLLGWSPEQTSKEVDDFLRHQSRHFPKGHAA from the coding sequence ATGACGACCCACACCGACGATGTGAAAGGCTTTGACGTCGTCGTCATCGGCGGCGGCATCAACGGAACGAGCGCAGCGCGGGAACTGACGGCTGCAGGCTATAGTGTCCTGCTTGCTGAGCAGGCCGACTTGGCCAACGGCGCGTCAAGTCGCTCGTCGCGTATCCTGCATTGCGGCCTGCGCTATTTCGAAACGCAACATCCGGTGCGGACTTTTGCGCGCTCGCCCACGCGTTTTCTCGCAGCGGTCCGGATGGCGAAGGCGGCCATGGAATCTCGGGAAGAGCTTGTCCGTCTTCAGCCCGAGCGGTGCAAGCCGTTCACCATGTGCTTCCCACTCTGGCGCGGCGATGACATCCGCAGTTGGCATCTCGACATCGGCTTTGCCCTGCTCGGACGTCTGGGGCCGCCGAGCCCGCCGCTCGACTATCGCCGTGTGGTCGATCTCGAACGGGACATTCCTTTCGTGGCCGATCTGCGCGATCGCAGCCGGCTGACATCGGTCGCGACGTATCGCGAATACATGATCGACTGGCCGGATCGTATCTGCGTCGACAATGCGCTCGAAGCGGAGCGGAACGGCGCCATCTTGCGCCTGTTCACGCGTGCGGCCCTTCGCGAGCGGACAAGTGACGGAGATTGGATCGTCGATCTCTCGGCCCGGTCGGGAGCTAGTGAAATCGTCCGCGCCAAGGTCATCCTCAATCTGGCGGGCAGCTGGATCGACAACGTGCGGCCGGTCGGACAGATGGCGAACCGCCCACTCGTGCAGGGTACGAAGGGGGCCCACATCGTCGTGCGGCTTCCCGATCGATACCAAGGCTACGGCGTCGCGACCCTCCACCGCGGCGGCATGCCCTTCTATTGCCTCCCGCTCGAAGGCGACCGCTTCTATTTCGGACCGACCGAGACGTTGTTCGACGATGATGCGGACAAGGCACGGCCGACCGTTGAAGATGTCGATTTCCTCCTCGGCGAGGCCAATCACTTGCTTCCCGGGCTGTCGCTGCAGCGCAAGGATGTGGAATTCACCTGGGCTGGCGTGCGCCCACTGACGTTTGATCCCGACCAGCCGATGGGTCGGCGCACGCGCGAGATCCACGATCTGACCGCAAGAGGAATGCCCCACGTGCTCGCCATGACGGCCGGGCCGGTGCAGAGCCACATGAGCGCAGGGCGGGAGTTGCACAATGCGGTCGCGCGGCTGCTGCCAGCGTCGGGTCGGCGAGTTGTCGTAAGCCAGGCCCCTTCGCGCCGCGTCGCCGCGCCGGGCGACTGTCGTGCGGCGTTGGCCGAAACATACAAAACCGCGGTCCTCCACGAACACGCGCGCGATCTATGCGGCATTCTTCGCACGCGCACGGGTCACGCCTGGGGACGGCATGTCGATCGCGATGTTGTCGACCACGCGGCACAGTCCGTGGCCAACCTCTTGGGGTGGTCCCCGGAACAGACGTCGAAGGAAGTCGATGACTTCCTTCGACACCAGAGTCGACATTTCCCGAAGGGACATGCGGCCTGA